From the genome of Bombyx mori chromosome 16, ASM3026992v2, one region includes:
- the cyp6a8 gene encoding cytochrome P450 Cyp6ae21 (The RefSeq protein has 3 substitutions compared to this genomic sequence), with amino-acid sequence MSVSALVFSAFVLLVTYIYYWSTRKFDYWKRKNVPYAKPVPFFGNYMRYITLQSFLGDVMQKLCQQFPDRPYFGSFYGTEPALVLQNPEIIKQVFTKDFYYFNSRENRDYNHKEVFTQNLFFANGDRWKVIRQNLTPLFSSSKMKNMFYLVEKCNHSLEDMLDKETKDLQSIETRSAMIRYTLDSICSSTFGIETNTLSEGAENSPFPSMGSTIFSSSITRGLKLIGRSMWPGIFYKLGLRCFPTEIDDFFERLLTEVFENRGYKPTNRNDFVDLILSLKQNDYLTGDGLVPKNVDAKKVTVKVDDALLIAQCVVFFGAGFETSATTLSAALYELAKNPEAQRRAQEEVDELLLKHNNKLNYDCLAELPYLEACMNEAMRLYPVFPNITRETVADYTFPDGLRIDKGMRVHVPVYAIHRNPDNFPDPEEFRPERHLGDAKNDIKQFTFFPFGEGPRICIGMRFGKMQTIAGLITCLKKFNFELADGMPRTLAFRSTTLLTQPSTGLFRKATPRDGWEQRIFAR; translated from the exons ATGTCAGTGAGCGCATTAGTATTTTCCGCCTTCGTTTTATTAGTGACGTATATTTACTATTGGTCGACCCGGAAATTCGATTATTGGAAGCGAAAAAATGTGCCATACGCTAAACCTGTGCCGTTCTTTGGGAACTACATGCGATATATCACACTGCAGAGCTTCCTAGGAGATGTGATGCAGAAGCTGTGCCAGCAGTTCCCTGACAGACCGTACTTCGGATCGTTTTACGGTACGGAACCAGCCCTAGTCTTGCAGAATCCGGAGATCATCAAGCAAGTTTTTACTAAAGACTTCTATTACTTCAACAGCCGCGAAAACAGGGATTACAATCATAAGGAAGTATTCACACAGAACTTGTTCTTCGCCAATGGAGATAGATGGAAGGTAATACGTCAGAACCTAACCCCGCTGTTCTCATCGTCAAAGATGAAGAATATGTTTTACTTGGTGGAAAAATGCAACCATTCCCTTGAAGACATGCTGGACAAGGAAACCAAAGACTTGCAAAGTATTGAGATCCGGTCTGCTATGATAAGGTACACACTGGACTCTATCTGCTCTAGCGCCTTCGGTATCGAAACAAATACCTTAAGTGAGGGCGCAGAAAATAGTCCTTTTCCAAGCATGGGAAGCACCATATTTAGTTCTTCGATAACTCGAGGACTGAAATTGATTGGTCGTTCGATGTGGCCGGGCATATTCTATAAGCTTGGTCTCCGGTGCTTTCCAACGGAAATTGACGATTTCTTTGAGAGACTCCTGACTGAGGTGTTCGAGAACCGTGGCTACAAGCCGACGAACCGTAACGATTTCGTGGACTTAATCTTGAGTCTGAAACAAAACGATTACCTGACCGGAGATGGCTTGGTTCCCAAAAACGTGGACGCAAAGAAAGTGACGGTCAAGGTTGACGACGCCTTATTGATAGCGCAGTGCGTAGTCTTCTTTGGTGCAGGCTTCGAAACGTCAGCTACCACTCTCTCGGCAGCCCTATACGAGCTGGCCAAGAACCCAGAAGCCCAAAGGCGCGCTCAAGAGGAAGTTGACGAACTTTTGCTAAAACACAACAACAAGTTAAATTATGATTGTTTAGCAGAATTACCGTACTTGGAGGCATGTATGAACGAAGCGATGCGTCTGTACCCAGTATTTCCTAATATCACCCGCGAAACCGTTGCCGACTATACGTTTCCCGATGGCCTAAGGATAGATAAGGGTATGCGTGTGCATGTCCCGGTGTATGCTATCCACCGTAACCCCGACAACTTTCCTGACCCGGAAGAGTTTCGTCCTGAGAGACATTTAGGAGACGCCAAAAACGACATTAAGCAGTTCACGTTCTTCCCGTTCGGAGAAGGGCCCAGGATATGCATTG gtatgCGCTTCGGGAAAATGCAGACTATCGCTGGGCTGATTACCTGTTTGAAAAAGTTCAACTTCGAACTGGCGGACGGTATGCCGAGGACGCTAGCTTTTAGATCCACAACGTTGCTTACACAGCCGAGTACCGGATTATTCCTGAAGGCCACACCACGAGACGGATGGGAGCAACGTATTTTCGCACGTTAA
- the LOC134200366 gene encoding uncharacterized protein LOC134200366 yields the protein MRSALQGGAASRRGGSSSAEASVSACRARGVVSLPGGPRLRATDRRSPCRRIRPVLLDWVNRDRGRLTFRAAQVLTGHGCFGRYLHLVARREPTPKCHHCSGCNEDTAEHTLAYCTAFAEQRRFLVAKIGPDLSLPTVVATMLGSDESWQAMLDFCESTISQKEAAERERESSSSLSAQCRRRQPGVGGGRLSSSSPYEEAVYSR from the coding sequence atgcgatctgcgctccaggggggagccgcgtcccggcgcggcggaagttcgagcgcggaagcttcagtctcggcgtgccgtgctcgaggcgtggtctcgctgcctggcggaccccgcctacgggcgacggaccgtcgatcGCCTTGTCGTcggatccgcccggtcctcttggactgggtgaatcgcgaccgaggacgtctcaccttccgagcggcgcaggtgctcacgggacacggctgtttcggtcgctacctgcacctcgtcgcccggagggagccgacgccgaagtgccaccactgcagtggctgcaacgaagacacggcggagcacacgctcgcgtactgcaccgctttcgcggagcagcgccgcttcctcgttgcaaaaataggaccggacttgtcgcttccgaccgtcgtggctacgatgctcggcagcgacgagtcctggcaggcgatgctcgacttttgcgagtccaccatctcgcagaaggaggcggcggaacgggagagggagagctcttcttccctctcggcgcagTGCCGCCGCCGtcagccgggggtcggaggagggcgtttgtccagctccagcccctatgaggaggcagtctactcccggtga